In one Arachis duranensis cultivar V14167 chromosome 9, aradu.V14167.gnm2.J7QH, whole genome shotgun sequence genomic region, the following are encoded:
- the LOC107466652 gene encoding pentatricopeptide repeat-containing protein At4g16835, mitochondrial isoform X4: MEERTGGVAEDTASWNTMISGYAQIGLMGEARMMFLAMPEKNTVSWSAMVSGYVACGDLDSAVEYFYAATVKSVITWTAMITGYMKFGRVESAEKLFQEMSQKTLVTWNAMIAGYVDNSRAEDGLKLFKTMLETGAKPNAVSLTSVLLGCSNLSALQLGRQVHQLVCKSPLSSDTTAGTSLVSMYSKCGELKDASKLFLQIQRKDLVSWNTMISGYAQHGAGEKALELFDAMKNDGMKPDWITFVAVFLACNHAGFVDLGVQYFDAMIRDYGIEARPEHYACMVDLLGRRGRLSEAKDLIKSMPFKPHPAIFGTLLGACRIHKNLDLAEFAAKNLLALDPSSATGYVQLANIYAAQNRWEHVARIRRSMKDNNVVKAPGYSWIEIKSVVHEFRSSDRLHPELVSIHKKLNELEKKMKMAGYIPDLEFALHDVEEELKEQLLLWHSEKLAIAFGLLKVPLGVPIRVFKNLRVCGDCHTAIKYISAIEGREIIVRDTTRFHHFKDGSCSCSDYCVEDVYGYDGDDELQRLMESEKVIDFSCGHLSAC; encoded by the exons ATGGAAGAGAGGACCGGCGGCGTAGCAGAG GATACGGCGTCTTGGAACACAATGATCTCAGGTTATGCTCAGATTGGATTGATGGGTGAGGCGCGCATGATGTTCTTGGCAATGCCAGAGAAAAATACTGTTTCATGGAGTGCGATGGTGTCGGGGTATGTGGCTTGTGGAGACTTGGATTCTGCAGTGGAGTACTTTTATGCTGCAACTGTGAAGAGTGTGATTACCTGGACTGCCATGATCACTGGGTACATGAAATTTGGCAGGGTTGAGTCTGCTGAGAAATTATTCCAAGAAATGTCTCAGAAGACTTTGGTGACATGGAATGCTATGATAGCTGGATATGTTGATAATAGCAGGGCAGAAGATGGGTTGAAGCTTTTCAAGACAATGTTAGAGACTGGGGCCAAGCCTAATGCTGTGAGCTTGACCAGTGTGTTGTTGGGTTGTAGTAACCTATCAGCATTGCAACTCGGTAGACAAGTTCATCAGTTAGTTTGTAAATCTCCATTGAGTAGTGACACCACAGCCGGAACTTCATTGGTTAGCATGTATTCCAAATGCGGGGAACTGAAGGACGCGTCGAAATTGTTTTTACAGATCCAACGGAAAGACCTTGTATCATGGAACACAATGATTTCTGGTTATGCACAACATGGAGCTGGTGAAAAAGCTCTGGAGTTATTTGATGCAATGAAAAATGATGGCATGAAGCCAGATTGGATTACTTTTGTAGCAGTATTTTTAGCTTGTAACCATGCAGGATTTGTAGATCTTGGGGTCCAATATTTTGATGCTATGATAAGGGATTATGGAATTGAAGCTAGGCCAGAACACTATGCTTGCATGGTTGACCTTCTTGGTCGACGTGGAAGGTTATCTGAGGcaaaagacttgataaaaagtATGCCGTTTAAGCCACATCCTGCCATCTTTGGAACGCTTTTGGGAGCCTGTAGGATCCATAAGAACCTAGATCTGGCTGAGTTTGCTGCCAAGAATCTGCTTGCGCTTGATCCTAGTAGTGCAACTGGATATGTTCAATTGGCCAATATTTATGCAGCACAAAATAGATGGGAGCATGTTGCTAGGATTCGGAGATCGATGAAAGACAATAATGTAGTGAAGGCACCCGGATATAGTTGGATTGAGATAAAGAGTGTGGTGCATGAGTTTCGGTCAAGCGACCGATTGCACCCAGAATTGGTTTCTATACATAAAAAACTAAATGAATTggagaaaaaaatgaagatggCTGGCTATATTCCGGATCTTGAGTTTGCATTGCATGATGTGGAAGAGGAGCTGAAAGAACAGCTTCTTCTATGGCACAGTGAGAAATTGGCAATTGCATTTGGACTTCTAAAGGTACCATTAGGTGTTCCAATCAGGGTATTCAAGAACTTGAGAGTTTGTGGAGATTGCCACACTGCAATAAAGTACATATCAGCTATAGAAGGAAGAGAAATCATTGTTAGGGATACCACTAGGTTTCATCATTTCAAGGACGGGTCTTGCTCCTGCAGTGATTACTG TGTTGAAGATGTGTATGGctatgatggtgatgatgaacTACAAAGGCTAATGGAGTCAGAGAAG GTGATTGACTTCTCGTGTGGTCACTTGTCTGCTTGCTAG
- the LOC107466652 gene encoding pentatricopeptide repeat-containing protein At4g16835, mitochondrial isoform X3 — MYYSGLFRNFVLTLSKHHVSSSSGLGCCSAMSVTPLPSRFNQSMFNNVVASNKLIANFLRLGDMDSALQVFNNMTVKSTVTWNSILAGYAKNLGDFEVVRQVFDKIPEPNSVSYNIMLACYLNNFGIHRARAYFDVMPVKDTASWNTMISGYAQIGLMGEARMMFLAMPEKNTVSWSAMVSGYVACGDLDSAVEYFYAATVKSVITWTAMITGYMKFGRVESAEKLFQEMSQKTLVTWNAMIAGYVDNSRAEDGLKLFKTMLETGAKPNAVSLTSVLLGCSNLSALQLGRQVHQLVCKSPLSSDTTAGTSLVSMYSKCGELKDASKLFLQIQRKDLVSWNTMISGYAQHGAGEKALELFDAMKNDGMKPDWITFVAVFLACNHAGFVDLGVQYFDAMIRDYGIEARPEHYACMVDLLGRRGRLSEAKDLIKSMPFKPHPAIFGTLLGACRIHKNLDLAEFAAKNLLALDPSSATGYVQLANIYAAQNRWEHVARIRRSMKDNNVVKAPGYSWIEIKSVVHEFRSSDRLHPELVSIHKKLNELEKKMKMAGYIPDLEFALHDVEEELKEQLLLWHSEKLAIAFGLLKVPLGVPIRVFKNLRVCGDCHTAIKYISAIEGREIIVRDTTRFHHFKDGSCSCSDYW; from the coding sequence ATGTATTATTCAGGGCTTTTTAGGAACTTTGTTTTAACGCTGAGTAAACACCACGTGTCCTCCTCCTCCGGCCTCGGTTGTTGCTCCGCCATGTCAGTAACCCCACTCCCATCACGGTTCAACCAGAGCATGTTCAACAATGTCGTTGCCTCCAACAAGCTCATCGCCAATTTCCTTCGATTGGGTGACATGGATTCTGCTCTCCAAGTGTTTAATAATATGACAGTGAAGAGCACCGTTACTTGGAACTCTATCCTTGCTGGCTACGCCAAGAATCTTGGGGATTTTGAAGTTGTacgccaagtgtttgataaaattccTGAACCGAATAGTGTGTCTTATAATATCATGCTGGCGTGTTatttgaacaattttggcatccaCAGAGCCCGTGCTTACTTTGATGTAATGCCTGTGAAGGATACGGCGTCTTGGAACACAATGATCTCAGGTTATGCTCAGATTGGATTGATGGGTGAGGCGCGCATGATGTTCTTGGCAATGCCAGAGAAAAATACTGTTTCATGGAGTGCGATGGTGTCGGGGTATGTGGCTTGTGGAGACTTGGATTCTGCAGTGGAGTACTTTTATGCTGCAACTGTGAAGAGTGTGATTACCTGGACTGCCATGATCACTGGGTACATGAAATTTGGCAGGGTTGAGTCTGCTGAGAAATTATTCCAAGAAATGTCTCAGAAGACTTTGGTGACATGGAATGCTATGATAGCTGGATATGTTGATAATAGCAGGGCAGAAGATGGGTTGAAGCTTTTCAAGACAATGTTAGAGACTGGGGCCAAGCCTAATGCTGTGAGCTTGACCAGTGTGTTGTTGGGTTGTAGTAACCTATCAGCATTGCAACTCGGTAGACAAGTTCATCAGTTAGTTTGTAAATCTCCATTGAGTAGTGACACCACAGCCGGAACTTCATTGGTTAGCATGTATTCCAAATGCGGGGAACTGAAGGACGCGTCGAAATTGTTTTTACAGATCCAACGGAAAGACCTTGTATCATGGAACACAATGATTTCTGGTTATGCACAACATGGAGCTGGTGAAAAAGCTCTGGAGTTATTTGATGCAATGAAAAATGATGGCATGAAGCCAGATTGGATTACTTTTGTAGCAGTATTTTTAGCTTGTAACCATGCAGGATTTGTAGATCTTGGGGTCCAATATTTTGATGCTATGATAAGGGATTATGGAATTGAAGCTAGGCCAGAACACTATGCTTGCATGGTTGACCTTCTTGGTCGACGTGGAAGGTTATCTGAGGcaaaagacttgataaaaagtATGCCGTTTAAGCCACATCCTGCCATCTTTGGAACGCTTTTGGGAGCCTGTAGGATCCATAAGAACCTAGATCTGGCTGAGTTTGCTGCCAAGAATCTGCTTGCGCTTGATCCTAGTAGTGCAACTGGATATGTTCAATTGGCCAATATTTATGCAGCACAAAATAGATGGGAGCATGTTGCTAGGATTCGGAGATCGATGAAAGACAATAATGTAGTGAAGGCACCCGGATATAGTTGGATTGAGATAAAGAGTGTGGTGCATGAGTTTCGGTCAAGCGACCGATTGCACCCAGAATTGGTTTCTATACATAAAAAACTAAATGAATTggagaaaaaaatgaagatggCTGGCTATATTCCGGATCTTGAGTTTGCATTGCATGATGTGGAAGAGGAGCTGAAAGAACAGCTTCTTCTATGGCACAGTGAGAAATTGGCAATTGCATTTGGACTTCTAAAGGTACCATTAGGTGTTCCAATCAGGGTATTCAAGAACTTGAGAGTTTGTGGAGATTGCCACACTGCAATAAAGTACATATCAGCTATAGAAGGAAGAGAAATCATTGTTAGGGATACCACTAGGTTTCATCATTTCAAGGACGGGTCTTGCTCCTGCAGTGATTACTGGTAA
- the LOC107466631 gene encoding uncharacterized protein LOC107466631: MASNSSYIVDLVYPNCRMRNGNNRVTFECEDPILFRTQRVNTLSDLKSLILSKIGGAEARKIGRVAYRLLAPIGNGVFRFRLFRLQGDEHVRVMFDIHGRIMVEQVMELSAEVGHSGGGHSVHSTYVQDDRPLAPPPIHVAIPVDEAEEGEEELDKDYVADSGESDLSDSGDENECAPKTPVPTTAHYVLPPPLPIPALLAVSSHYHSLDLDAMHERTPFLDTGKEDYNLDDSVEIRVSHKFRSREAVLQGMKNYSIRRSAEHRVVEWDRLKYHVQCCQADNGCQWSLRVAFRQNFGYWEVRRVGGVHSCLAPTMSQDQYQLDSSLICQVIDA; this comes from the exons ATGGCCAGTAATAGTTCGTACATAGTTGACCTTGTGTATCCCAATTGCCGTATGAGAAACGGCAACAACAGGGTGACATTTGAGTGCGAGGATCCGATATTGTTTCGCACTCAGCGTGTGAATACGTTGTCGGATTTGAAGAGTTTGATACTGAGCAAGATCGGTGGTGCAGAAGCGAGGAAAATCGGAAGGGTGGCGTATAGGTTGCTGGCCCCCATAGGTAACGGAGTCTTCCGGTTTCGACTATTCCGACTTCAAGGGGACGAGCATGTGCGAGTGATGTTTGACATCCATGGGAGGATCATGGTGGAGCAAGTAATGGAGCTGTCTGCAGAGGTGGGACACAGTGGCGGTGGTCATTCCGTACACTCGACCTATGTGCAGGACGACCGACCCCTCGCACCACCGCCCATTCATGTTGCCATTCCAGTGGATGAGGCAGAGGAGGGTGAGGAGGAGTTGGACAAGGATTACGTGGCGGACAGTGGTGAAAGCGACTTGTCCGATAGTGGGGATGAGAATGAGTGTGCTCCGAAGACACCTGTTCCGACTACGGCCCACTACGTCCTGCCTCCACCTCTTCCAATACCGGCGCTTTTGGCAGTTTCGTCTCACTATCACAGTCTTGACTTGGACGCCATGCATGAGAGGACTCCGTTTCTTGACACGGGTAAAGAGGATTACAACCTAGATGACAGTGTAGAGATCCGGGTCAGCCACAAGTTTAGAAGCCGAGAGGCAGTGCTTCAGGGTATGAAAAACTACAGTATTCGGAGAAGTGCGGAGCACCGAGTGGTCGAATGGGACCGGCTAAAGTACCATGTGCAGTGCTGTCAAGCTGATAATGGGTGTCAATGGAGCCTCCGTGTGGCCTTTCGACAGAACTTCGGATACTG GGAGGTTCGGAGGGTGGGTGGAGTGCATAGTTGTCTAGCACCCACCATGTCTCAAGACCAATATCAGCTAGACAGCAGTCTGATATGCCAGGtcattgatgcgtga
- the LOC107466652 gene encoding pentatricopeptide repeat-containing protein At4g16835, mitochondrial isoform X1, whose translation MYYSGLFRNFVLTLSKHHVSSSSGLGCCSAMSVTPLPSRFNQSMFNNVVASNKLIANFLRLGDMDSALQVFNNMTVKSTVTWNSILAGYAKNLGDFEVVRQVFDKIPEPNSVSYNIMLACYLNNFGIHRARAYFDVMPVKDTASWNTMISGYAQIGLMGEARMMFLAMPEKNTVSWSAMVSGYVACGDLDSAVEYFYAATVKSVITWTAMITGYMKFGRVESAEKLFQEMSQKTLVTWNAMIAGYVDNSRAEDGLKLFKTMLETGAKPNAVSLTSVLLGCSNLSALQLGRQVHQLVCKSPLSSDTTAGTSLVSMYSKCGELKDASKLFLQIQRKDLVSWNTMISGYAQHGAGEKALELFDAMKNDGMKPDWITFVAVFLACNHAGFVDLGVQYFDAMIRDYGIEARPEHYACMVDLLGRRGRLSEAKDLIKSMPFKPHPAIFGTLLGACRIHKNLDLAEFAAKNLLALDPSSATGYVQLANIYAAQNRWEHVARIRRSMKDNNVVKAPGYSWIEIKSVVHEFRSSDRLHPELVSIHKKLNELEKKMKMAGYIPDLEFALHDVEEELKEQLLLWHSEKLAIAFGLLKVPLGVPIRVFKNLRVCGDCHTAIKYISAIEGREIIVRDTTRFHHFKDGSCSCSDYCVEDVYGYDGDDELQRLMESEKVIDFSCGHLSAC comes from the exons ATGTATTATTCAGGGCTTTTTAGGAACTTTGTTTTAACGCTGAGTAAACACCACGTGTCCTCCTCCTCCGGCCTCGGTTGTTGCTCCGCCATGTCAGTAACCCCACTCCCATCACGGTTCAACCAGAGCATGTTCAACAATGTCGTTGCCTCCAACAAGCTCATCGCCAATTTCCTTCGATTGGGTGACATGGATTCTGCTCTCCAAGTGTTTAATAATATGACAGTGAAGAGCACCGTTACTTGGAACTCTATCCTTGCTGGCTACGCCAAGAATCTTGGGGATTTTGAAGTTGTacgccaagtgtttgataaaattccTGAACCGAATAGTGTGTCTTATAATATCATGCTGGCGTGTTatttgaacaattttggcatccaCAGAGCCCGTGCTTACTTTGATGTAATGCCTGTGAAGGATACGGCGTCTTGGAACACAATGATCTCAGGTTATGCTCAGATTGGATTGATGGGTGAGGCGCGCATGATGTTCTTGGCAATGCCAGAGAAAAATACTGTTTCATGGAGTGCGATGGTGTCGGGGTATGTGGCTTGTGGAGACTTGGATTCTGCAGTGGAGTACTTTTATGCTGCAACTGTGAAGAGTGTGATTACCTGGACTGCCATGATCACTGGGTACATGAAATTTGGCAGGGTTGAGTCTGCTGAGAAATTATTCCAAGAAATGTCTCAGAAGACTTTGGTGACATGGAATGCTATGATAGCTGGATATGTTGATAATAGCAGGGCAGAAGATGGGTTGAAGCTTTTCAAGACAATGTTAGAGACTGGGGCCAAGCCTAATGCTGTGAGCTTGACCAGTGTGTTGTTGGGTTGTAGTAACCTATCAGCATTGCAACTCGGTAGACAAGTTCATCAGTTAGTTTGTAAATCTCCATTGAGTAGTGACACCACAGCCGGAACTTCATTGGTTAGCATGTATTCCAAATGCGGGGAACTGAAGGACGCGTCGAAATTGTTTTTACAGATCCAACGGAAAGACCTTGTATCATGGAACACAATGATTTCTGGTTATGCACAACATGGAGCTGGTGAAAAAGCTCTGGAGTTATTTGATGCAATGAAAAATGATGGCATGAAGCCAGATTGGATTACTTTTGTAGCAGTATTTTTAGCTTGTAACCATGCAGGATTTGTAGATCTTGGGGTCCAATATTTTGATGCTATGATAAGGGATTATGGAATTGAAGCTAGGCCAGAACACTATGCTTGCATGGTTGACCTTCTTGGTCGACGTGGAAGGTTATCTGAGGcaaaagacttgataaaaagtATGCCGTTTAAGCCACATCCTGCCATCTTTGGAACGCTTTTGGGAGCCTGTAGGATCCATAAGAACCTAGATCTGGCTGAGTTTGCTGCCAAGAATCTGCTTGCGCTTGATCCTAGTAGTGCAACTGGATATGTTCAATTGGCCAATATTTATGCAGCACAAAATAGATGGGAGCATGTTGCTAGGATTCGGAGATCGATGAAAGACAATAATGTAGTGAAGGCACCCGGATATAGTTGGATTGAGATAAAGAGTGTGGTGCATGAGTTTCGGTCAAGCGACCGATTGCACCCAGAATTGGTTTCTATACATAAAAAACTAAATGAATTggagaaaaaaatgaagatggCTGGCTATATTCCGGATCTTGAGTTTGCATTGCATGATGTGGAAGAGGAGCTGAAAGAACAGCTTCTTCTATGGCACAGTGAGAAATTGGCAATTGCATTTGGACTTCTAAAGGTACCATTAGGTGTTCCAATCAGGGTATTCAAGAACTTGAGAGTTTGTGGAGATTGCCACACTGCAATAAAGTACATATCAGCTATAGAAGGAAGAGAAATCATTGTTAGGGATACCACTAGGTTTCATCATTTCAAGGACGGGTCTTGCTCCTGCAGTGATTACTG TGTTGAAGATGTGTATGGctatgatggtgatgatgaacTACAAAGGCTAATGGAGTCAGAGAAG GTGATTGACTTCTCGTGTGGTCACTTGTCTGCTTGCTAG
- the LOC107466652 gene encoding pentatricopeptide repeat-containing protein At4g16835, mitochondrial isoform X2: MYYSGLFRNFVLTLSKHHVSSSSGLGCCSAMSVTPLPSRFNQSMFNNVVASNKLIANFLRLGDMDSALQVFNNMTVKSTVTWNSILAGYAKNLGDFEVVRQVFDKIPEPNSVSYNIMLACYLNNFGIHRARAYFDVMPVKDTASWNTMISGYAQIGLMGEARMMFLAMPEKNTVSWSAMVSGYVACGDLDSAVEYFYAATVKSVITWTAMITGYMKFGRVESAEKLFQEMSQKTLVTWNAMIAGYVDNSRAEDGLKLFKTMLETGAKPNAVSLTSVLLGCSNLSALQLGRQVHQLVCKSPLSSDTTAGTSLVSMYSKCGELKDASKLFLQIQRKDLVSWNTMISGYAQHGAGEKALELFDAMKNDGMKPDWITFVAVFLACNHAGFVDLGVQYFDAMIRDYGIEARPEHYACMVDLLGRRGRLSEAKDLIKSMPFKPHPAIFGTLLGACRIHKNLDLAEFAAKNLLALDPSSATGYVQLANIYAAQNRWEHVARIRRSMKDNNVVKAPGYSWIEIKSVVHEFRSSDRLHPELVSIHKKLNELEKKMKMAGYIPDLEFALHDVEEELKEQLLLWHSEKLAIAFGLLKVPLGVPIRVFKNLRVCGDCHTAIKYISAIEGREIIVRDTTRFHHFKDGSCSCSDYCVEDVYGYDGDDELQRLMESEKFF, from the exons ATGTATTATTCAGGGCTTTTTAGGAACTTTGTTTTAACGCTGAGTAAACACCACGTGTCCTCCTCCTCCGGCCTCGGTTGTTGCTCCGCCATGTCAGTAACCCCACTCCCATCACGGTTCAACCAGAGCATGTTCAACAATGTCGTTGCCTCCAACAAGCTCATCGCCAATTTCCTTCGATTGGGTGACATGGATTCTGCTCTCCAAGTGTTTAATAATATGACAGTGAAGAGCACCGTTACTTGGAACTCTATCCTTGCTGGCTACGCCAAGAATCTTGGGGATTTTGAAGTTGTacgccaagtgtttgataaaattccTGAACCGAATAGTGTGTCTTATAATATCATGCTGGCGTGTTatttgaacaattttggcatccaCAGAGCCCGTGCTTACTTTGATGTAATGCCTGTGAAGGATACGGCGTCTTGGAACACAATGATCTCAGGTTATGCTCAGATTGGATTGATGGGTGAGGCGCGCATGATGTTCTTGGCAATGCCAGAGAAAAATACTGTTTCATGGAGTGCGATGGTGTCGGGGTATGTGGCTTGTGGAGACTTGGATTCTGCAGTGGAGTACTTTTATGCTGCAACTGTGAAGAGTGTGATTACCTGGACTGCCATGATCACTGGGTACATGAAATTTGGCAGGGTTGAGTCTGCTGAGAAATTATTCCAAGAAATGTCTCAGAAGACTTTGGTGACATGGAATGCTATGATAGCTGGATATGTTGATAATAGCAGGGCAGAAGATGGGTTGAAGCTTTTCAAGACAATGTTAGAGACTGGGGCCAAGCCTAATGCTGTGAGCTTGACCAGTGTGTTGTTGGGTTGTAGTAACCTATCAGCATTGCAACTCGGTAGACAAGTTCATCAGTTAGTTTGTAAATCTCCATTGAGTAGTGACACCACAGCCGGAACTTCATTGGTTAGCATGTATTCCAAATGCGGGGAACTGAAGGACGCGTCGAAATTGTTTTTACAGATCCAACGGAAAGACCTTGTATCATGGAACACAATGATTTCTGGTTATGCACAACATGGAGCTGGTGAAAAAGCTCTGGAGTTATTTGATGCAATGAAAAATGATGGCATGAAGCCAGATTGGATTACTTTTGTAGCAGTATTTTTAGCTTGTAACCATGCAGGATTTGTAGATCTTGGGGTCCAATATTTTGATGCTATGATAAGGGATTATGGAATTGAAGCTAGGCCAGAACACTATGCTTGCATGGTTGACCTTCTTGGTCGACGTGGAAGGTTATCTGAGGcaaaagacttgataaaaagtATGCCGTTTAAGCCACATCCTGCCATCTTTGGAACGCTTTTGGGAGCCTGTAGGATCCATAAGAACCTAGATCTGGCTGAGTTTGCTGCCAAGAATCTGCTTGCGCTTGATCCTAGTAGTGCAACTGGATATGTTCAATTGGCCAATATTTATGCAGCACAAAATAGATGGGAGCATGTTGCTAGGATTCGGAGATCGATGAAAGACAATAATGTAGTGAAGGCACCCGGATATAGTTGGATTGAGATAAAGAGTGTGGTGCATGAGTTTCGGTCAAGCGACCGATTGCACCCAGAATTGGTTTCTATACATAAAAAACTAAATGAATTggagaaaaaaatgaagatggCTGGCTATATTCCGGATCTTGAGTTTGCATTGCATGATGTGGAAGAGGAGCTGAAAGAACAGCTTCTTCTATGGCACAGTGAGAAATTGGCAATTGCATTTGGACTTCTAAAGGTACCATTAGGTGTTCCAATCAGGGTATTCAAGAACTTGAGAGTTTGTGGAGATTGCCACACTGCAATAAAGTACATATCAGCTATAGAAGGAAGAGAAATCATTGTTAGGGATACCACTAGGTTTCATCATTTCAAGGACGGGTCTTGCTCCTGCAGTGATTACTG TGTTGAAGATGTGTATGGctatgatggtgatgatgaacTACAAAGGCTAATGGAGTCAGAGAAG TTCTTTTAA